In the Candida orthopsilosis Co 90-125, chromosome 7 draft sequence genome, TCTCTAAAATCAACAGACCGTGTTCCATATCGCGCAAGCTGTCTACGCATAGATCTTCATATGTATTATGTACCAAATCATCCGCGTGCTCGATATAATATTGGTCGACTGGAGATCTGCCCGGCACAAATATTACCAAACTACCCTTTGCATCCTTTCGCCTACCAGCTCtaccaaattgttgatgcaaATTCAGTTTCAGCATGGGGAACCCACAAGTGATTACAACGTCTAAATCAGACAAGTCAATACCCAACTCCAATGCGTTCGTCGCAATTATAGCTCGCAATTGTCCATCaaacattttcttttcaataataCGTCGATCGGATTTACTATACCCACCTCTGTACGACATGATATCACTCTGGACCAAACCCAGTTTGGAATAAGGGGGCTTTTGTAAGAGTGACCTAACTTccctcatcatcatttctGAAACAACTCGGATAGGACAAAAGACAATGATCTTCAAACCTTGCAATTCGGTCAAGAGTGTAAGTAAAAGTCGAGCCAGCTCAAAAATGGGACTTACTCTTGTTATCAATTTATTACTTGAATCAGCAGGTCCTCTTTCCCCGCGGTTGTTCATCAAAACTGGTGGGTTCCATACAAGCATTTTTTTCTCACACCTAGCACTTCCATCGTTGGATACATGTACTACCTCCAGCTTGTCAGGAATTGAGCATAtagttttgaaatgttgaGCAGGATTGCTAATAGTCGCCGAACAAGATACAAAGCGAAAACTCTTTTCATCAGGACAGAATCTATTTTTAATTCTTAAAAGACGAGCCATAACATAACCTACGTTTATACCGAATGTCCCTTTGTAAATGTGCAATTCGTCAACGACAATGTATTTAAGTCCCTTTATAAATTCTCTCCATGATTCGAAGTTACTATTGGGAAGAATTGAGGCATGGATAGTGTCGGGGTTGGTAAAAAGTATGTCAGCTTCCTTCAGTATTCTGACTCTTTCAGTAAATGGGGTATCACCATCATAAGTATCTATGACTATAGGTCGTCGAGAATTGCTAGGCAATCGGTTTAAAAACGACCGGaattgttttatttgatcTTGGGCCAACGCTTTGGTTGGAAATATGAATAAAGCAGTAGTATGCCGTCCTTTTAACCCATTGGTTATATCCCATAATATGGAGTTTAGCACAGGTATTTGGTATATAAGAGACTTTCCTGACGCAGTCGAAGTACTGACTATTAGATGTGCCTCTTTAGACTCGTCCAAGAGTGTTTCCAATGCTTCCGCCTGATGGGTGTAGAGGCCATCATCTATGGAAATACCCTTTGCAGCTAGTAACGCCTCCCTTATTTCTGGGTGGAGGCCACCAGACGTAGTGCTTGATAAAGCTTGAAATCGGGGTGGTTGAGTatcattcaacttttgcGTGGATACAATCTGATCAGCGTATGTTCTAGAGTTCTTCAATGACTCAATCATTTCGTTCGTTGTATACAACACCTTATCATTAGCAACAACTATTTCCTTATCCTCTAGCACTTCCACCATATCAGTTAACAGTGGCTTTTCTGGAACCAACTTCAACGCATCTTTCGTCAAAGCTTCCTGTGCTCGTTCAAGATCGTCCTGTTTCCCAAGAAAGTTCAcaataaattgtttgaatcGACTATCCCTTCTTTGTATTATCTTGGTTAAGTTGTTTTTATCTAATGGTTGTATAGCGCTTTTGATATCATTAAGAAAGAAACCTTGCCTAACAGACGCGTCAAATTCCCTTGGCTTGGTatccatcttcatcctcttTCTACCCTTGACCATCTTCCCTATCCCATGGATTTTTACATCTTGAAAGTCAAAAATGAGAATCTGTTTTGACTGTTGTGGGCCCTTATCATCAAACTTGTTGGCTACTGGGGTCTGGCCGTAGCCTTTGCTGCCAAATTTCACCTCCTCCACAAAGGAAACCATAATTTGGTTTTCGTCCA is a window encoding:
- a CDS encoding ATP-dependent RNA helicase — its product is MEHTPVPSDWSPYFKRLFSIFHEINKYATFLASHSRGVIPSVQLFQRLNKTITTTDLATIKYLFPEDEIFFDYVDENQIMVSFVEEVKFGSKGYGQTPVANKFDDKGPQQSKQILIFDFQDVKIHGIGKMVKGRKRMKMDTKPREFDASVRQGFFLNDIKSAIQPLDKNNLTKIIQRRDSRFKQFIVNFLGKQDDLERAQEALTKDALKLVPEKPSLTDMVEVLEDKEIVVANDKVLYTTNEMIESLKNSRTYADQIVSTQKLNDTQPPRFQALSSTTSGGLHPEIREALLAAKGISIDDGLYTHQAEALETLLDESKEAHLIVSTSTASGKSLIYQIPVLNSILWDITNGLKGRHTTALFIFPTKALAQDQIKQFRSFLNRLPSNSRRPIVIDTYDGDTPFTERVRISKEADILFTNPDTIHASILPNSNFESWREFIKGLKYIVVDELHIYKGTFGINVGYVMARLLRIKNRFCPDEKSFRFVSCSATISNPAQHFKTICSIPDKSEVVHVSNDGSARCEKKMLVWNPPVLMNNRGERGPADSSNKLITRVSPIFESARLLLTLLTELQGLKIIVFCPIRVVSEMMMREVRSLLQKPPYSKSGLVQSDIMSYRGGYSKSDRRIIEKKMFDGQLRAIIATNALELGIDLSDLDVVITCGFPMSKSNLHQQFGRAGRRKDAKGSLVIFVPGRSPVDQYYIEHADDLVHNTYEDLCVDSLRDMEHGSLILERHLQCAAYEDAIVLNDDYKWFSKGRSFKAFENILIEHLVQDIGNRFIPNSKYMPKPSKLVSIRAVEDDNVAVVDITNNRNIVIEEVELSRTTFTIYDGGIFLHQGQPYLVKEFNHEQRYAKVERVNVDWTTSQRDYTDVDPEEIELVKPLVPISSTKSVDIPAFFGLIKIEMKVFGFFKVNRKEEILEVVEVNNPPIIAYAKGCWLNVPKAAIDLIKAKQLSAAGGIHAAAHGIMNMLPIFVNYSQANANLGDFELATECKAPTKEFKTTNSERKRPARLVFYDTKGGKNGSGYSYKIFECIDELINSTFYRILKCDCQWGCPLCIVSNACREQMRVMSRPASLIVLASFLGLDLRKLAESIPNGPEPGIPPILHETISADTSSVRFSPNVRILNITTG